The stretch of DNA TCCGGTGCCCTCCCCGGATCACCCGATCCCGATCCCGTTCAGCATCGCCTTGATCGCCGGGCCCGCCTTGTCGTTGCCGAATCCGCCGTTGAGCACCACACAGGCGACGGCGATGTCGTGCTGCGGGTCCATCGCGATCATCCAGCTGTCCAGATCCCCGTTCTGCCGCTCGGCCGTGCCGGTCTTGGCGCCGAGCGTCGGGCTGATGCCGCGCAGCGAGGTGGCCGTGCCCTCCGTGATGACGCCCCGCATCAGAGTCTTGAGATCGTTGTCGACCCCGGCGGGCAGCGGCGTCGCCGGGACCTGGGTCTGCCCCGGCAGCAGGATCGGCTGCTTGAACGTGCCGGTCGCGGCCGTCGCGGCCAGCGAGGCCATCGTGAGCGGGCACATCGTGATGTCGCCCTGGCCGAAGGTCTCGGCGGCGAAGCGCTCCTGGCCGTCGGCCGCGGGGACCTGCTCGCTGCCCGCGGTGCAGTACGTGGCTGCGCCGAGCCCCATGTCCCACGGCTGGTTCATGCCGAACTGCGTCTTCGCCTCGTTCTCCAGCGCGCCGAGGCCCGACAGGCGGTTCCGCAGACCGACGTAGGACGTGTTGCAGGACTGCTCGAAGGCATCGGTCAGGGTGGCGTTCGGGTAGCCGTTCTTCAGGCCCTCGTCGTTGTGGTAGTTCTGCGACCCCACGGTCGCGATCGCCGGACACGGCGCCGAATCCGACGGCTTGAGCCCGGCCTGGAGCAGCGCGGCGGTCGTGACCACCTTGAACGTGGAACCCGGCGCCCGCAGCGCGTGATACGCCAAGCCCGCCGTGCTCTGCGAGTTGCTGGCCATCGCCAGGACGCCGCCGGTGCTCGGCTTGATGACCACCATGCCGGACTCCGGATACGCGGCCAGCGCATGCTCCGCGGCGGTCTGGACGCGGTTGTCGAGCGTCGACTTGATCTGCAGCGCGGCGCCGCCGCTCGGCGCGCCGATGGTGACCGGCTCGGTCCCGCCGAGCGTCGCGCCGGTGTTCGCGTCGACGAAGTTGATCTGGAGCGCGGTGGGCGCCGGAGCCCCGGACGGCTTGGCGGTCGCCAGCCGCGAGAGCACGGTCCCCAGGCTGGGATGCGCCGACGCCTGCAACGGCAGACCGGTGTCGTCAACGACCGTCGCGGCCGGCGGCGTCGCGGTGAGATTCGCCGCGCCGCCGAGCTGCGGATGGATGACCGCCGAGGACCAGTGGACCAGCGGAGTCCTCGCGCTACCGCTCGCCGGGACGACCGCGAGGACCGAGTTGTACGTCCACTGCAAACCGCCGTCGAAGGTGTCCACGACGCTGAAGTTGTAGTGCGCCGCCGGGTCCGGCGCGGCGCCGGTCGCAGGGATCTGCGATCCGAGGGTGAGCTGTGTGGACTTAGGATTCAGCGACTTCATGACCGCTTGCAGCCGCGGACCGGCGGCGGTCGCGTTGTCGGTGAGGGAGCCGGCCTTGGTGTAGTCGCCCGACGCCCACGCGGCCAGGAAGTCCTTCGCGACTGCGTCCGGCGTCGAGGGCGTGTCGCCGGACCCGGACGCCCCCGCCGCCCCGGACGCCCCCGACGACGCCGCGCCGCCGCCCGGCCCCGCCTGCGCCGTCGGCGACGTGCCCGCGCCGCTGTGATCGGACCGCAGCCAGAGCGCCACGGACGCGGTCGCCACCACCGCGGCCGTGACGACCGCCGCGGTGACGGTCCTTGAAGTGCGGCGTCCCCGCCGTTG from Catenulispora sp. EB89 encodes:
- a CDS encoding penicillin-binding transpeptidase domain-containing protein gives rise to the protein MAGMQRRGRRTSRTVTAAVVTAAVVATASVALWLRSDHSGAGTSPTAQAGPGGGAASSGASGAAGASGSGDTPSTPDAVAKDFLAAWASGDYTKAGSLTDNATAAGPRLQAVMKSLNPKSTQLTLGSQIPATGAAPDPAAHYNFSVVDTFDGGLQWTYNSVLAVVPASGSARTPLVHWSSAVIHPQLGGAANLTATPPAATVVDDTGLPLQASAHPSLGTVLSRLATAKPSGAPAPTALQINFVDANTGATLGGTEPVTIGAPSGGAALQIKSTLDNRVQTAAEHALAAYPESGMVVIKPSTGGVLAMASNSQSTAGLAYHALRAPGSTFKVVTTAALLQAGLKPSDSAPCPAIATVGSQNYHNDEGLKNGYPNATLTDAFEQSCNTSYVGLRNRLSGLGALENEAKTQFGMNQPWDMGLGAATYCTAGSEQVPAADGQERFAAETFGQGDITMCPLTMASLAATAATGTFKQPILLPGQTQVPATPLPAGVDNDLKTLMRGVITEGTATSLRGISPTLGAKTGTAERQNGDLDSWMIAMDPQHDIAVACVVLNGGFGNDKAGPAIKAMLNGIGIG